TTTAAATAATTTCAGACAGGTACAAAGAGCAGAGATTTCTAAATTGGCTAGTCAGTATCGAATGTCCAAAATGGAGGACGATATTACCTTGTTTGTTGCCAATGGCTATCTTCAAATTCTATTGAACAAAGAAAATCTGAAAGTTATTGCAGCTCAAAATAAAGTAACTCTTGAGCAAATCGAGAGAACCAATCAATTGGTTGACGCCGGAGTTTTACCACGTGGAGATTTATTGGAAATCAAAGCTTCCAATGCGAGTGAATTGCAACAAATAGCGATTGCCGAAAACGCCCTTATTATTTCAAAAATAGGCTTGGCACAATTGTTATTGATTCAGGACTACGCAAATTTCGACATCGCCGATGAGGAATTTACAATTATTGACGAGGGTATTTCATCAAAAAATGTTTCAGAAATCATTTCCGAAGCCAAAGAAAACCGATCTGAAGTAAAAATTGCCGAAAAGAATGTAGAACTCGCCGAGAAGGAGGTTCAGCTTGCTCGTGGAGCGTACTATCCTACACTTTCGGCCTTTTTTGGCTACGATACACGATACGCCGATGCTGATCCATTGGATTTTATAGATCAATTGTATTTAAACGACGGGATAAATTACGGATTAAGCTTGAATGTACCAATTCTCAACGGACTGAGTGTGCGAAACAATGTGCAACGAAGTAAAGTGGGTCTTCTCCGAAATCAATACCAGTTAGAGCAGGCTAAGTTAGATTTAGAATCGAACGTCTATCAGGCTTATGTGGATGTAAAAGGTTCTTACAAATCGTATGAAGCAGCGCAAGCCGCCTTAGAATCTCAAGAATTGGCCTATCAGTATGCAAAAGATCGTTACGATGTTGGTTTGACCAATGCTTTCGATTTCAGTCAGTCGAAACTGCGTTACGACAACACTCAAATTGAAGTGAATCGAGCGAAATACGACTATATTTTTAAACTCAAGGTGTTAGAATTGTACTTTGGAGTACCCGCAACCGAACTCAAATTTTAGTTATGAATAGAAAAAAACTTTTAATTATTGGTGGTTTAATTTTACTGCTTATTATTTTACTTCTTGTTGGTAAAAAGGCCGGTTGGTTTGGAAAGACCGGTAATTATAAAGAAGTTGAGATAACTAAAATTGAACTCATCGACATAGTTGAAACAGTTGCAGCCACAGGAAAAATTCAGCCGGAGGTGGAAGTAATGTTATCTTCGGAAGTGTCCGGAGAAATCATCGAGCTTCCTATAAAGGAAGGACAACAGGTTAAAAAAGGAGATTTATTGGTAAAAATAAACCCGGATCTTATACAGTCGGCTTTAAGTCAGTCGCAAGCAGGATTGCAAAATGTACGTGCTCAATTGGCACAGGCGGAGGCAAGTTTACGCAACGCCGAGTTAAACTATAACCGAAACAAGGCACTTTTTGAAAAGGGAGTAATCTCGAAATCGGATTGGGAGCGTTCTGTAACCGATTATGAAATGGCGCAAGCCAACAAGCAGTCTGTTTATTACAACGTACAGAGTGCATCGGCCAACGTGAAACAATCTCAGGATAACCTACAACGCACCTCTATTTATGCACCTATGGACGGAACTATTTCGAAACTTTCGGTAGAATTGGGGGAGCGTGTTGTTGGAACCGCACAAATGGCGGGTACCGAAATTGTTCGTGTTGCCAACCTGGATAATATGGAAGTGGAGGTAGATGTGAACGAAAATGATATTGTGAAGGTAAATTTGGGAGATTCAACAATTGTTGAAGTTGATGCCTATTTGAAGCGTGAATTTAAAGGTGTTGTTACCGAAATTGCAAATTCAGCAGAATCGGCTTTATCTGTCGATCAGGTAACTAATTTTAAGGTGAAGGTTAGAATTCTGGCCAGTTCATACAAGGATTTAATGGAAGGAAAGCCGGAGTATTTTTCACCTTTCCGTCCGGGTATGACTGCAACAGTAGATGTTATCACAAATAAGAAAGAAAAAGTAATAGGAGTTCCTATTAGCGCTATTGTAATTAAAACCGATACCAGCAGCGTAAAAAAGCCAACTACAAAGGAAACAACAATGGCATCTTCAGAGAAATTTGAATGTGTTTTTGTAAAAAACGGAGACGAAGCAAAATTGCGGGTCATAAAAACAGGAATACAGGACGATGCTAACATCGAAATCATTTCAGGTTTATCTGTAGACGATGTAGTGATTACCGGACCTTATAATACAGTTACCAAGACACTAAAAGCAGGTGATAAGATCGAGGTAGCTTCGGCTAAAACAGAAAAAAGCGATAGCGACGAATAACCATGGCTACAATATTATGCCTTGAAACAGCAACAACAAATTGTTCGGTAGCACTTTCGGTAAACGGAAGCGTTATTGCTATACAGGAGGATAGGTCCACTACCTATTCTCACGCCGAAAAATTGCATCCTTTTATTGAAAAAGTACTCTCGCAGGCAAAAGTCTCTTACGATGCTATCGACGCTGTTGCCGTAAGCAAAGGTCCGGGTTCTTATACCGGGCTTCGTATTGGAGTTTCAGCGGCAAAAGGGCTTTGTTTTGCCTTAGATGTGCCACTAATAGCTGTGCCGACACTTGAATTATTGGCGCTTCAGATAAGAGAGAAAACAACTTATGTTATTCCTTTGATCGATGCCAGACGGATGGAGGTATATTCGGCCGTGTTTTCAGAGGGAAAAGAAATTAGAACTACAGCAGCCGAAATTCTTTTAGAAACGTCTTTTTCAGAATTTTTAGAGAAAAATACAGTTAGCTTTATTGGAAGTGGCGTCGAAAAGTTCATTCCACTTTGTGATCATAAAAATGCAGTTTTTATAGAAGATGGTATGCCTTCGGCGAATGAAATTGCTGCGATTGCTGAGAACAAATACAAAATAAGCGACTTTGAAAATGTCGCTTATTTTGAACCGTATTATTTAAAAGATTTTATTGCAGGTTAGTTTCCGCTTAGGGAATCGAAATACCTAAATACTCTAATAAGATCCTCTTCTTCATTCATATCGAGGTCGCTACTCTTTATAAACTTGGTAATATCCGGTTTTTTTGAGCCAAAGAATTTTGTTCTTTTCCCGGCAGTAGAAGGGATTTCTACAAATTTATTGTCTTTCGAGACTAAATAGTAAATGTGATCATCCTTATAAGTAGCCAAAACCTCTTTTTCGAAAGAATTTCTGGGCAATCTTGGCGGATAGTATTTTTTATTTAATTTTTTATAGAGACTGAAATTATTTCCGGGAGCAAGTACCTGGAAGTAACCTTCAGAATCGACATCATAAATTATTAAATGCTTGTCTATTTTAACGTAAAGCGAAGGGTCCTTTGTTAAAACTTGAATGGCGGTATTTTCATCGGTTAATTTTTGTGTCACCTCAATTTCGTCTTCCATCACGTTAAATCTGAAAAAAAGATTGGATGCAACTACTTCGTTGTTTTCATATAGTTGTCCGGGAAGAAATGTGTCGTTGTAAAAGGGAGTTCCGTTGGTGCTATCCGGTAAAAATATATCGGTCCCAACTTGATACCTATCAATTTGAACCCCTACATTATTTTCCTGAGTTTTATAATTGTAGTAGTTATATTGAGCTTGACTGCCTATAAAGGTTAAAAGCAGCAATGTGAGCAGTGTGATATTTTTCATTTGTAAAAATTTAAAAGTTTATCGAGATTACATAAAAGTATATCTCATGTATAAGGATATGGTTTAATTCTTCAAAAGTCGTACCAATAACGATTAATTTAAGGAAACAAAAAAAGCGACTCTACAAAGTCGCTTTTTTTGATATGGTAACGCCTTATATTTTATAGACTGGCATCCTTAAATGAGTCGAAATATTTAAAAACCTTGATAAAATCACTTTCTTCGGAAAGATCAAGTTTACTATGATTTATAAACTTATTTATTTCGGTTTTCTTATCGTCGAAAAGTTCGGCTCGTTTATTTTTAGAATCTGAAACTTCGTAAAAAGAACCTTCTTGGTCAACGATAAAATAGATGGGCCTGTCTTTATAGGAAGCCAGAATATCTCTCTCGAACGAATTTCGAGCCTCCTTGCGTGGGTAATATTTCTTATAGTGTTTTTTGTAGAGGTTAAATTTATTGCCAACTACTAAAACCTGAAAATATCCCGATTGTTCCTCGATCGATTCATTTGCATTGTATACAAACAAATCGTTCATAATTTTTACATAAATCTCGGGAGATTTTGCAAGTACCTTTATAGCGTTATCTGCTGCATCGGCACTTTCCTTTACTTCAATTTCATTTTCCAAAGCATTAAAGCGCAACATATAATCTGTTACAATAGGCTCGTTGTTTTCATAAATTACTCCCGGCAAAAAAGCTTCATTGGTATACGGTGATCCGGTATAGTCGTCCGGCAAATAATTAGTAGCTGAGCTATAGCGTTCGGCATTTTCTACTAACGCCCTGGTCGCTCTGTTCAGGGTATGATTGTATTGGGCAAGTATAGTTCCGCCAACCAGACTAAATAACACTAAAATTAAACTAGATTTTTTCATGATTTACTATTTTTACGTTTTACTAATTTGGTTGTCTTTATACAGAGCCAAATTTACCAAAAGTAGCTTGTTCCTACAAACGCTTCATAGTAAGTTATTATAGTACTTTACCAATTTTATTAAATCTTCTTCGGTCTTAAAGTTGGTGCGATTGGTTTTCATAAAGGCTTTAATTTCGTCTTCTTTATTCTTCATTACCTTAAGAAGTTTAG
This genomic stretch from Ulvibacter sp. MAR_2010_11 harbors:
- a CDS encoding TolC family protein, with amino-acid sequence MNKIAALLFLFFVGFTITAQSKKWTLKECVQHALENNISIKQSALDMELADIDKRDANGNFLPTLNANASTSKNTGLSFNPVTGNAETTTLFSVSGGINARYTIFNGLNNFRQVQRAEISKLASQYRMSKMEDDITLFVANGYLQILLNKENLKVIAAQNKVTLEQIERTNQLVDAGVLPRGDLLEIKASNASELQQIAIAENALIISKIGLAQLLLIQDYANFDIADEEFTIIDEGISSKNVSEIISEAKENRSEVKIAEKNVELAEKEVQLARGAYYPTLSAFFGYDTRYADADPLDFIDQLYLNDGINYGLSLNVPILNGLSVRNNVQRSKVGLLRNQYQLEQAKLDLESNVYQAYVDVKGSYKSYEAAQAALESQELAYQYAKDRYDVGLTNAFDFSQSKLRYDNTQIEVNRAKYDYIFKLKVLELYFGVPATELKF
- a CDS encoding efflux RND transporter periplasmic adaptor subunit, which encodes MNRKKLLIIGGLILLLIILLLVGKKAGWFGKTGNYKEVEITKIELIDIVETVAATGKIQPEVEVMLSSEVSGEIIELPIKEGQQVKKGDLLVKINPDLIQSALSQSQAGLQNVRAQLAQAEASLRNAELNYNRNKALFEKGVISKSDWERSVTDYEMAQANKQSVYYNVQSASANVKQSQDNLQRTSIYAPMDGTISKLSVELGERVVGTAQMAGTEIVRVANLDNMEVEVDVNENDIVKVNLGDSTIVEVDAYLKREFKGVVTEIANSAESALSVDQVTNFKVKVRILASSYKDLMEGKPEYFSPFRPGMTATVDVITNKKEKVIGVPISAIVIKTDTSSVKKPTTKETTMASSEKFECVFVKNGDEAKLRVIKTGIQDDANIEIISGLSVDDVVITGPYNTVTKTLKAGDKIEVASAKTEKSDSDE
- the tsaB gene encoding tRNA (adenosine(37)-N6)-threonylcarbamoyltransferase complex dimerization subunit type 1 TsaB, whose product is MATILCLETATTNCSVALSVNGSVIAIQEDRSTTYSHAEKLHPFIEKVLSQAKVSYDAIDAVAVSKGPGSYTGLRIGVSAAKGLCFALDVPLIAVPTLELLALQIREKTTYVIPLIDARRMEVYSAVFSEGKEIRTTAAEILLETSFSEFLEKNTVSFIGSGVEKFIPLCDHKNAVFIEDGMPSANEIAAIAENKYKISDFENVAYFEPYYLKDFIAG